A genomic region of Fodinisporobacter ferrooxydans contains the following coding sequences:
- a CDS encoding PaaX family transcriptional regulator encodes MKPASVLFTLIGDFYRNLDMKVWVGSLIQYMEQFAISDGTVRVTLSRMVQQGLIESHKVGQKGYYSVTDKGRRRVKNGISRVYNFEDIPWDGNWRIVLCNMAELEKDSKENFKKELQWTGYGYLGNNTWISPHNRHSHVISIADEYGISDHVDLFTGRYDGPESYRRIVEKAWDFCEIEEQYKLFLQKFEPEFQRNFLLSMDGNLTESDAFVQRIMLVHEYRKFLFIDPRLPKEVLPSDWIGDEARSLFRKYHQFLSPLAEKFFYQNLVVMNEGEEGIT; translated from the coding sequence ATGAAACCAGCATCTGTTCTTTTTACGTTAATTGGCGATTTTTATCGGAACCTGGACATGAAAGTGTGGGTAGGCAGTCTGATTCAATACATGGAACAATTTGCGATTTCTGATGGAACCGTCAGAGTTACTTTGTCTCGCATGGTTCAGCAAGGGTTGATTGAATCACATAAAGTTGGTCAAAAAGGCTATTATTCGGTAACCGACAAAGGTCGGAGACGAGTAAAAAATGGCATTTCAAGGGTCTATAACTTTGAAGATATTCCTTGGGACGGGAATTGGAGAATTGTTCTATGCAACATGGCGGAATTGGAGAAAGACAGCAAAGAAAATTTTAAAAAAGAGCTGCAGTGGACCGGCTATGGCTACCTGGGAAATAACACTTGGATAAGCCCGCATAACCGGCATTCACACGTCATATCCATCGCAGACGAATATGGAATTTCGGATCATGTCGATCTATTTACCGGCAGGTATGACGGCCCGGAATCCTATCGCAGAATTGTAGAAAAAGCATGGGATTTTTGCGAGATTGAGGAACAATATAAACTTTTTTTACAAAAATTCGAACCCGAATTTCAAAGGAATTTTCTGTTGTCGATGGATGGCAACCTGACCGAAAGTGACGCCTTTGTACAGCGAATCATGCTGGTTCATGAGTATCGCAAATTTCTCTTCATTGATCCGAGATTGCCAAAAGAGGTATTGCCAAGTGATTGGATCGGAGATGAAGCGAGATCGCTTTTTCGAAAGTATCATCAATTTTTGTCGCCGCTTGCAGAAAAATTTTTCTATCAAAATCTGGTGGTTATGAATGAAGGCGAGGAAGGGATTACATGA
- a CDS encoding aldehyde dehydrogenase family protein, whose product MTLKKIYPLFINGEFVDSSNGAFFDTYNPATGEVLAQVAKGTKEDVDKAVAAARQAFKQGPWSKMTGAKRARLLNEIARIMRNRLDEITELEVLNSGKTVPTAKGQIIQAIEDFEFYASATVTLAGQTVPMPNGFFTYTLKEPLGVCGQIIPWNYPFMMAAWKIAPALAAGCTVILKPASNTPITALLLAEICQEAGVPAGVVNVVSGSGAEIGPYISDHPGIDKIAFTGETATGKDIMARAAHTIKRVTLELGGKSANIVFDDADIDAAVDGSLHGIYYNTGQSCEARSRLFVHEKIYDAFMGKFLDKVSRIQVGDPFDSSVHVGAIVSKAQEQVIDQYVRIAEEEGAEVLYGGRRPEGPGFENGYWYMPTVIANVTNNMRVAQEEIFGPVVVVMKFREEEDVIKQANDSMYGLAGAVWTRDHARAYRVSSAIRAGIVMVNSPISAFPGVAFGGYKQSGFGRELALETLNLYTETKSVVSYVGKRPLNLLGVK is encoded by the coding sequence ATGACCTTGAAGAAAATCTATCCGCTCTTTATCAATGGAGAATTTGTCGACAGCAGCAACGGCGCCTTTTTCGACACCTATAATCCGGCAACGGGCGAGGTTCTTGCACAAGTGGCTAAGGGCACAAAAGAGGATGTCGACAAGGCGGTGGCAGCAGCCCGCCAAGCATTTAAACAAGGGCCTTGGTCGAAAATGACCGGGGCGAAACGCGCCCGCTTATTGAACGAAATTGCCAGAATCATGAGAAATCGGCTCGATGAAATCACCGAGTTGGAAGTTCTCAATAGCGGAAAGACCGTTCCGACAGCAAAAGGCCAGATTATACAGGCCATTGAAGACTTCGAGTTTTATGCATCGGCTACGGTAACATTGGCGGGACAAACGGTCCCAATGCCGAACGGGTTCTTTACGTATACACTCAAAGAACCGTTAGGCGTTTGCGGACAGATTATTCCCTGGAATTATCCGTTCATGATGGCGGCTTGGAAGATTGCGCCGGCATTGGCGGCAGGTTGTACGGTTATCCTGAAGCCGGCAAGCAATACGCCAATCACCGCACTGCTCCTCGCAGAAATCTGTCAGGAAGCCGGCGTTCCCGCAGGTGTTGTAAACGTCGTATCAGGCAGTGGCGCGGAGATCGGGCCATACATCAGTGATCATCCGGGAATCGATAAAATCGCCTTTACAGGGGAAACCGCTACCGGGAAAGATATCATGGCAAGAGCCGCTCATACCATTAAGAGAGTTACGTTGGAATTGGGCGGCAAATCTGCCAATATCGTGTTTGATGACGCGGACATCGATGCTGCGGTCGACGGTTCCTTGCATGGCATTTATTACAATACCGGCCAATCGTGTGAAGCACGTTCAAGATTGTTTGTTCACGAGAAGATTTATGATGCGTTTATGGGAAAATTTTTGGATAAAGTCAGCCGCATTCAAGTTGGAGATCCATTCGACAGTTCTGTGCACGTGGGAGCCATTGTCTCAAAGGCGCAAGAACAAGTGATCGATCAATATGTAAGAATTGCGGAAGAAGAAGGCGCAGAAGTTTTATATGGTGGCAGGCGCCCGGAAGGTCCTGGTTTTGAAAACGGTTACTGGTATATGCCGACTGTCATCGCGAATGTGACAAACAACATGCGCGTGGCGCAGGAAGAAATTTTCGGTCCGGTTGTAGTCGTTATGAAATTTCGTGAGGAAGAGGATGTGATCAAGCAGGCAAACGATTCGATGTATGGTCTGGCCGGAGCTGTTTGGACACGCGATCACGCCAGGGCATACCGCGTTTCGTCCGCGATCCGCGCAGGGATTGTGATGGTCAACTCGCCGATTTCCGCATTCCCGGGCGTCGCATTTGGCGGCTACAAACAGTCCGGATTCGGAAGAGAATTGGCGCTTGAAACATTAAATTTATACACGGAAACCAAAAGTGTGGTTTCCTATGTCGGCAAACGTCCGTTAAATCTATTAGGTGTGAAATAG
- a CDS encoding enoyl-CoA hydratase/isomerase family protein — protein MTATIQTMKSVTLKKEHGVAEIHLHVNKTNAYDFDVYRELNAAIDDIRLDNEIHAAILMSDVPKFFSVGANINFLKAAEPRFKTQFCLFCNETLDKMARSPKIFIALLEGHTVGGGLEMAMGCDLRFAGDGDYKIGLPEVTLGVLAGTGGTQRMARLIGYSKALDLCITGDTLSPQEAKECGLVDRLYAQADVRERTFAYARKLAEGPTYAISNIKLSIMNGKEMPLNAAVRYEGELQNLLFRSQDAKEGLSAFLDKRPAEFKGV, from the coding sequence ATGACAGCTACTATACAAACCATGAAAAGTGTCACTCTGAAAAAAGAACATGGGGTTGCAGAAATCCATCTGCATGTCAACAAGACAAATGCATACGACTTCGACGTCTATCGTGAGCTGAATGCTGCCATTGATGACATTCGCTTGGACAATGAGATCCATGCCGCCATCTTGATGAGTGACGTGCCGAAATTTTTCTCGGTCGGTGCGAATATCAACTTCCTGAAGGCTGCGGAACCACGATTCAAGACACAGTTTTGCCTCTTTTGCAATGAGACGCTGGATAAAATGGCCCGCTCGCCGAAAATTTTTATCGCGTTGCTGGAAGGGCATACGGTCGGCGGCGGCCTGGAGATGGCGATGGGTTGCGACCTGCGCTTCGCCGGCGACGGCGACTACAAAATCGGCTTGCCGGAAGTGACGTTGGGCGTCTTGGCCGGGACGGGCGGGACGCAGCGCATGGCACGCTTGATCGGTTATTCCAAAGCGCTGGATCTGTGTATCACTGGGGACACGTTGTCGCCGCAAGAGGCAAAAGAGTGTGGCCTGGTCGACCGCTTATATGCGCAAGCGGACGTGCGGGAACGAACATTTGCCTATGCGCGCAAGTTGGCGGAAGGACCGACGTACGCGATTTCCAATATCAAACTGTCGATCATGAACGGCAAGGAAATGCCGCTAAACGCAGCGGTCCGCTATGAAGGGGAATTGCAAAACCTGTTATTCCGTTCGCAGGATGCCAAAGAAGGTCTGAGTGCATTCCTTGACAAGCGTCCGGCAGAATTTAAGGGAGTGTAA
- a CDS encoding benzoate-CoA ligase family protein: MECLGIKDRYNAAHTFIERNIANGLGNKTAIYYKDETYTYQRITDLMNQFGNALQSLDIELENRILLVLDDTPNFAISFFGAIKIGVIPIPVNPRLQPYEYEYFLNNSRSKALIVEKHVWETLSHLRKRFLFLKHVIVVDNAGEYPDCHDFQKLISKESTELEFARTESDDAGFWLYTSGSTGLPKGVVHLQRDMEVALNCYAKGILNISETDITFSASKLYFAYGLGGGLYFSFGIGGSTVLMREIPSPEKIFEHIETYRPTVFFGVPTLYAAMLRFAENSERTFDLSSLRVCVSAGEALPELFYKKFKNMFHVDILDGIGSTEATHIYISNRFGNIRPGSTGLAVDGYEIKIVDEAGNPVPPNVPGDLLLKGDSLARGYWNIHETSKKKFVGEWYNTGDKYYQDTDGFYWYCGRSDDMLKSGGIWVSPIEVENALLHHEAILEAAVIGEEDGDGLTKPVAYLVLNETASKPDESELRAFLKQQLDAYKCPKRFVFVSSLPKTASGKIQRFKLRNFVQA, translated from the coding sequence TTGGAGTGTTTAGGGATCAAGGATCGGTACAATGCTGCGCATACATTTATTGAACGGAATATAGCAAATGGCTTGGGAAACAAAACGGCCATTTATTATAAGGATGAGACGTATACGTACCAAAGAATCACAGATCTTATGAATCAATTTGGCAACGCCCTACAATCGTTAGACATCGAATTGGAGAATCGGATATTACTTGTATTGGATGATACACCGAATTTTGCAATATCCTTCTTTGGAGCGATCAAAATTGGAGTGATACCCATTCCCGTCAATCCCAGGCTCCAGCCGTATGAATACGAATATTTTTTGAATAACAGCCGCTCCAAAGCTCTGATTGTCGAGAAACATGTGTGGGAAACCCTATCCCATTTACGAAAGCGTTTTCTATTTTTGAAGCATGTCATTGTGGTAGACAATGCTGGAGAATACCCGGATTGCCATGATTTTCAGAAACTCATCAGCAAAGAGAGCACAGAACTTGAATTTGCCCGGACAGAATCGGATGATGCCGGATTTTGGCTGTATACATCCGGCAGTACGGGACTCCCCAAAGGTGTGGTTCATCTTCAACGCGATATGGAAGTTGCACTGAATTGTTATGCAAAAGGAATCCTGAATATTAGCGAAACGGACATTACGTTCTCGGCATCAAAGTTGTATTTCGCGTACGGACTGGGAGGCGGACTTTATTTCTCGTTTGGCATCGGCGGGTCCACCGTACTGATGAGAGAAATCCCCTCTCCGGAGAAAATTTTCGAGCATATCGAAACATATCGCCCGACCGTATTCTTTGGGGTCCCTACTTTGTACGCAGCGATGCTTCGATTTGCGGAGAATTCCGAACGAACCTTTGATTTGTCTTCCTTGCGAGTCTGCGTTTCGGCTGGAGAAGCGCTTCCTGAACTGTTCTACAAGAAATTTAAGAATATGTTTCATGTCGATATATTGGACGGAATCGGATCAACAGAAGCTACACATATCTACATTTCCAATCGTTTTGGAAACATTCGCCCGGGCAGTACGGGTCTCGCAGTAGACGGTTACGAAATTAAAATCGTAGATGAAGCGGGAAACCCCGTACCGCCGAATGTTCCGGGAGATTTATTGCTCAAGGGGGATAGTTTGGCACGGGGATATTGGAATATACATGAAACCAGCAAAAAGAAATTTGTGGGTGAGTGGTACAATACAGGAGATAAATACTACCAAGACACGGATGGGTTTTACTGGTATTGCGGAAGATCGGACGATATGTTGAAATCTGGCGGGATTTGGGTGTCGCCAATCGAAGTAGAGAATGCGCTTTTGCACCATGAGGCGATTTTGGAAGCAGCTGTTATTGGAGAAGAGGATGGAGATGGTCTCACCAAACCGGTCGCTTATCTTGTACTGAATGAAACCGCTTCAAAACCGGATGAATCAGAGCTTCGAGCATTTTTAAAACAACAACTCGATGCCTATAAATGTCCGAAGCGTTTCGTTTTTGTGAGTTCGTTGCCAAAAACAGCGAGCGGCAAAATTCAGCGCTTTAAATTGCGAAACTTCGTGCAAGCATAA
- a CDS encoding adenine deaminase C-terminal domain-containing protein: MKYEANRYELIQVAQGKQFADMFLRNGLVVNVYSGEILPCHVAIYKDRIAYVGASERSIGRYTKIIDCSNKYVVPGYIEPHAHPWVFYNPVSLTEKVLPLGTTTVIHDNLFFYLHMGAKGFANMLTDLKGLPGNHLWLVRLVSQARYPGERDWFHETDIRSLLELDDVIGTAEVTRWPLLYQGDPFVIETVEYAKSLGKVSDGHTSGCSYDRLNSIVAAGISACHEAITAGEVLDRVRLGLWTTLRNSSLRPDLPEIIKSITEGTISTNRILMTTDGPNPGFIEEYGFVDGLLRQAVELGLPPIQALQMVTINAATYLGLEQHIGGIAPARRADVLVLPDLVSFRPETVIAGGQVVAESGNFTQPLPKIDWLQHIVKQPFTVSKQVVADANLYPYPLRDENSSIPVIDFLMAVITKQTNLELPCHNGYADISEYPDLVYAALIDRDGKWVSHAILKHFANRLDGMASTYNTTTHLLVIGRNPKAMAKAAVRVYEMGGGIAVIDGEASVLEIPLPFTGMMTTDSSFATALQFHDALLDTLRQRGYPFHDILYTLLFLTCDCLPGLRLTPEGIYHVKSDTVIISARNLQVTTISY; the protein is encoded by the coding sequence ATGAAGTACGAAGCGAACCGATACGAACTCATCCAAGTAGCGCAAGGAAAACAGTTTGCTGACATGTTTCTTCGTAATGGCCTTGTGGTGAATGTGTATTCCGGAGAAATTCTGCCATGCCATGTCGCTATTTACAAAGATCGAATCGCATATGTCGGCGCGAGCGAGAGATCCATTGGCCGTTACACAAAAATTATCGATTGTTCCAACAAGTATGTTGTACCCGGCTATATTGAACCGCATGCGCATCCTTGGGTTTTTTATAATCCCGTGAGTTTGACGGAAAAAGTATTGCCTTTAGGCACTACGACGGTGATCCACGACAATTTGTTCTTTTATTTGCATATGGGCGCAAAAGGATTTGCAAATATGTTGACAGACCTGAAAGGTTTGCCGGGAAATCATCTATGGTTGGTTCGACTGGTGTCGCAAGCCAGGTATCCAGGTGAAAGAGACTGGTTTCATGAAACAGATATTCGTTCCTTACTGGAATTGGATGATGTCATCGGTACTGCGGAAGTCACCCGTTGGCCGCTCTTGTATCAGGGGGATCCATTTGTCATAGAGACGGTCGAATACGCCAAATCATTAGGAAAAGTGTCGGATGGGCATACATCCGGATGTTCGTATGATCGTTTAAATTCGATTGTTGCTGCAGGCATCAGTGCATGTCACGAGGCGATCACTGCCGGGGAGGTGCTGGATCGGGTCAGACTCGGGCTTTGGACGACATTGCGCAACAGCTCCTTGCGTCCCGATTTGCCGGAAATTATAAAAAGCATCACGGAAGGAACGATCAGTACAAACCGGATCCTGATGACAACAGACGGGCCAAACCCTGGTTTTATTGAAGAATATGGATTTGTTGACGGCTTGCTGCGTCAAGCTGTGGAATTGGGTCTTCCCCCCATTCAGGCGCTGCAAATGGTGACAATCAATGCTGCGACATATCTCGGACTGGAGCAGCACATCGGCGGCATTGCACCGGCACGTCGGGCAGATGTGCTCGTGCTGCCGGATCTCGTATCCTTTCGCCCGGAAACTGTCATCGCGGGCGGACAAGTGGTTGCGGAAAGCGGGAATTTCACGCAGCCATTGCCGAAAATCGACTGGTTGCAGCATATTGTCAAACAGCCATTTACAGTCTCGAAACAAGTAGTTGCAGATGCGAATTTGTATCCGTATCCACTAAGAGACGAAAATTCAAGCATACCTGTCATAGACTTTCTGATGGCCGTTATCACTAAACAAACCAATCTGGAACTTCCTTGTCACAACGGTTACGCGGATATTTCCGAATATCCGGATTTGGTTTATGCAGCTTTAATCGATCGGGACGGGAAATGGGTTTCTCATGCCATTTTGAAACATTTCGCGAACCGTTTAGACGGCATGGCGTCAACGTACAACACGACAACTCATCTGCTTGTGATTGGCCGCAATCCGAAAGCCATGGCCAAGGCAGCAGTCCGAGTGTATGAGATGGGTGGCGGAATCGCAGTGATCGATGGAGAAGCATCCGTTTTAGAAATCCCGCTTCCGTTCACAGGGATGATGACAACCGATTCGTCCTTTGCCACAGCTCTGCAGTTTCACGACGCATTGCTTGACACGCTGCGACAACGTGGATACCCCTTTCATGATATTTTGTATACGCTTTTGTTTCTGACATGTGATTGTTTGCCTGGTCTCCGTTTGACACCGGAGGGAATCTATCACGTGAAGTCTGATACAGTAATCATATCTGCAAGAAATTTGCAAGTGACCACAATTTCATACTGA
- a CDS encoding 3-hydroxyacyl-CoA dehydrogenase, whose amino-acid sequence MDIHVITVIGSGVMGRGIAYAAAAAGFEVRLHDKQESQLAHALETLKADMDTGIARGKLTPSDKEQALHRIKTTTELEEAARQADFVIEAIPEILDLKLQLFKALDSICPGHTILATNTSTMSPTEVGAATKRSGQTIAMHFFNPVPKMKLVEIIRGLDTTDATYAITRSVAEQMGKVTVEVNEFPGFITSRINCLVGNEAMRMLQEGVASASDIDKAVKLGLNHPMGPLELADLVGLDARLRNMQYLHEKLGETYRPAPILEKYVAAGRLGRKSGKGFYEYDS is encoded by the coding sequence ATGGATATCCATGTAATAACTGTCATTGGTTCAGGAGTCATGGGACGCGGAATCGCATATGCGGCAGCGGCAGCAGGTTTCGAAGTTCGCTTGCATGACAAGCAGGAAAGTCAGTTGGCACACGCGTTGGAAACGCTCAAGGCCGATATGGATACAGGGATTGCCAGGGGAAAATTAACACCCTCTGATAAAGAGCAGGCATTGCATCGCATCAAGACGACTACAGAACTGGAAGAGGCGGCCCGTCAGGCCGATTTTGTGATCGAAGCGATTCCGGAAATTTTAGATTTAAAACTGCAACTGTTTAAAGCGTTGGATTCGATTTGTCCGGGTCATACCATATTGGCTACCAATACTTCCACCATGAGCCCTACCGAGGTGGGAGCGGCAACGAAACGATCGGGGCAAACCATCGCGATGCATTTTTTTAATCCCGTTCCAAAAATGAAGCTTGTCGAGATTATACGCGGTCTCGATACTACGGATGCAACGTATGCGATTACACGAAGCGTTGCCGAACAAATGGGGAAAGTGACGGTTGAAGTAAACGAATTTCCTGGCTTTATTACCAGCCGCATCAATTGCCTGGTCGGAAATGAAGCCATGCGCATGCTGCAGGAAGGGGTAGCGTCCGCCAGCGACATTGATAAAGCGGTCAAATTAGGGCTTAACCATCCGATGGGGCCCCTGGAACTGGCCGACTTGGTTGGGCTGGATGCGAGGCTTCGCAATATGCAATATTTGCACGAGAAGTTGGGGGAAACGTATCGGCCCGCTCCCATCCTGGAAAAGTATGTGGCGGCCGGACGATTGGGCAGAAAATCCGGAAAGGGTTTCTACGAGTACGATTCTTGA
- a CDS encoding acyl-CoA thioesterase gives MKTFVTRERVAFCETDAAGIIHFASAMRYFELGEREAMRQLGIKVGDSNRGGQEFPRVHITCTYHKSLYYDDLIEIRSTCVNIGNSSMIWDFKIYRDEELCISGEMTVCMIDSETRRPMRVPDRWRDFLLEAADETRILDKELT, from the coding sequence ATGAAAACATTCGTGACGAGAGAGCGGGTTGCATTTTGTGAGACAGACGCTGCCGGAATCATCCATTTCGCCTCCGCCATGCGGTATTTCGAGCTGGGAGAACGCGAGGCGATGCGGCAGCTAGGGATAAAAGTGGGAGACTCCAACAGGGGAGGGCAAGAATTTCCTCGAGTACACATAACATGCACCTATCATAAGTCTCTGTATTATGACGATCTCATTGAAATCCGCAGCACATGCGTAAATATTGGGAATTCATCAATGATTTGGGATTTTAAAATCTATCGGGATGAAGAACTTTGCATTTCCGGTGAAATGACTGTTTGTATGATTGATTCAGAAACAAGAAGACCGATGCGTGTGCCGGATCGCTGGCGTGATTTTTTACTCGAAGCTGCTGATGAAACGAGAATTTTGGACAAAGAATTGACTTGA
- a CDS encoding enoyl-CoA hydratase-related protein gives MSDVIERTVRYSEKNGIAYIELNRPERKNALDYQTLHEMAETVESLMFRRDIRAVIVSGNGDGFCAGADLKERRNLTAEQVRRNVAKIGSTFAAIERLPMPTIAVMHGFAFGGGFELALSCDFRFAAKGTKMGLTETSLAIIPGAGGTQRLPRLVGPMQAKRLIFTAARIDAEEALALGILLGIHDDQATSLQAAEQLATAIAENGPIAVTQAKCAIDRGLGVDINTGLQIESQAYEVLIPTRDRIEALLAFQEKRKPNFRGE, from the coding sequence ATGTCAGATGTGATCGAACGTACCGTTCGATATTCAGAAAAAAACGGGATTGCTTATATTGAACTCAATCGGCCGGAACGAAAGAATGCGCTTGATTACCAAACATTGCACGAGATGGCGGAAACTGTGGAAAGTCTTATGTTCAGACGGGATATCCGGGCCGTGATAGTTTCGGGGAACGGTGACGGATTCTGTGCGGGCGCTGACTTGAAAGAACGAAGAAATCTAACTGCAGAGCAAGTACGCAGAAATGTTGCGAAAATCGGATCGACATTTGCTGCGATTGAGCGTTTGCCGATGCCCACAATCGCTGTCATGCATGGATTTGCCTTTGGTGGAGGATTTGAACTTGCTTTATCCTGTGATTTTCGTTTTGCTGCAAAAGGCACAAAGATGGGACTTACGGAAACGAGTTTGGCCATTATTCCCGGTGCGGGCGGGACACAGCGCTTGCCCCGTTTGGTTGGACCGATGCAAGCGAAACGCCTGATTTTTACCGCTGCACGGATTGATGCAGAGGAGGCGCTGGCACTTGGAATTTTATTAGGAATTCATGACGATCAGGCAACCTCCCTGCAAGCGGCCGAGCAACTGGCGACCGCAATTGCGGAGAATGGCCCAATCGCTGTTACACAGGCCAAGTGCGCCATCGACAGGGGCCTGGGTGTGGATATAAATACAGGTCTTCAGATCGAGTCGCAGGCGTATGAAGTACTCATCCCCACACGCGATCGTATCGAAGCATTGCTGGCATTTCAAGAAAAACGGAAACCGAACTTTCGCGGGGAATAA
- a CDS encoding MarR family winged helix-turn-helix transcriptional regulator — protein sequence MEDQELLQLFLTDLQVINRYLRSNVFDPNERPITRVQWLLLRYIDKNCGCTIGELANYVDVRSSTMSQMIDRLEKNGLVYRECGKEDARIKKVYLHDKGLALIKRMKSLYIKSLAEPFESFSNEEKETFIGLMEKFVRHIPRKKGDQT from the coding sequence ATGGAGGATCAAGAATTACTTCAATTATTTTTAACGGATCTGCAAGTTATAAATCGGTATCTGCGAAGCAATGTGTTTGATCCGAATGAACGGCCGATCACGCGTGTACAGTGGTTGTTGTTGCGATATATAGACAAAAATTGTGGTTGCACCATTGGCGAATTGGCAAACTATGTAGATGTCCGGTCCAGCACGATGAGTCAAATGATTGATCGTCTTGAGAAAAACGGACTGGTTTACCGGGAGTGCGGAAAAGAAGACGCCCGCATTAAAAAGGTCTATCTTCACGATAAAGGTTTGGCTTTGATCAAACGGATGAAATCTTTATATATCAAATCATTGGCCGAACCTTTTGAAAGTTTTTCAAATGAGGAGAAAGAAACGTTCATAGGATTGATGGAAAAATTCGTTCGTCATATCCCAAGAAAGAAGGGGGACCAAACTTGA
- a CDS encoding MFS transporter, producing the protein MNWKRTLWILWFSNFFVVCGMSLILPFLPLYIEQLGVHNTQSLEKWTGWIFAAQFATSVIFQPLWGAIADKHGRKVMLLRAGFGMGIITALMGIVTHPWQLLILRLIGGAFSGFISMATSLQASITPNEHSGKALGTLQTGLIAGNLLGPLIGGLLAEKIGYNHIFFLTGMMITIAGLIILFFVHEDKQAIKKRIAKDSKTNWKLLKPLIPVFFASFITNMGMMTIEPLATVYAKSLYHGIHLELIAGLVISITGIGNLIGAPTLGRLGDTLGQRKILAFALLMAAIAFIPQALAGQITMLLVGRFLLGLFVGGLVPSLNVFVKKLAPKEIQGTAYGFNSSSLFLGNFFGPLIGSNVAAFWGIKSVFYVTMTLLLVNSIIIFSNRKLEIETASPALQK; encoded by the coding sequence ATGAACTGGAAAAGAACCTTGTGGATTTTATGGTTTTCCAATTTTTTCGTGGTTTGCGGTATGAGCTTGATCTTGCCATTCCTTCCTTTATATATCGAACAATTGGGTGTTCATAATACTCAATCGCTAGAAAAATGGACGGGATGGATTTTTGCCGCTCAATTTGCAACCTCCGTGATTTTCCAACCATTGTGGGGAGCGATTGCCGATAAACATGGAAGAAAAGTTATGCTGTTGCGTGCCGGTTTTGGTATGGGAATCATTACGGCCTTAATGGGAATTGTTACACATCCATGGCAATTGTTGATCTTGCGACTCATTGGCGGCGCATTTTCGGGTTTTATTTCCATGGCAACTTCCCTGCAAGCATCGATTACACCAAATGAACATTCCGGTAAAGCTTTAGGAACTTTACAAACAGGATTAATTGCAGGAAATTTATTAGGTCCTTTAATTGGTGGATTATTAGCAGAAAAAATAGGATACAATCACATATTCTTCTTGACCGGCATGATGATTACGATCGCAGGACTCATCATTTTATTCTTTGTACATGAAGACAAACAGGCCATAAAAAAACGTATTGCAAAGGATTCGAAAACAAATTGGAAGTTGTTAAAGCCGTTAATTCCTGTGTTTTTTGCTTCCTTTATCACCAATATGGGCATGATGACCATTGAACCTTTGGCAACCGTTTATGCCAAATCGTTATATCACGGAATTCACCTTGAATTGATTGCCGGGTTAGTGATATCAATCACCGGGATCGGCAATTTGATTGGTGCGCCGACGCTTGGAAGACTCGGGGATACGCTTGGTCAAAGGAAAATTTTAGCGTTTGCTTTATTGATGGCTGCTATAGCTTTCATTCCGCAAGCATTAGCAGGACAAATTACCATGCTATTGGTTGGTCGTTTTCTTCTCGGGCTTTTTGTTGGAGGGTTGGTTCCTTCTCTAAATGTTTTTGTCAAGAAGTTGGCTCCTAAAGAAATTCAAGGGACAGCATATGGGTTTAACAGTTCCTCCCTATTTTTGGGCAACTTTTTTGGTCCGTTAATTGGAAGCAATGTTGCGGCGTTCTGGGGTATCAAATCTGTTTTCTATGTTACAATGACGCTTCTTCTAGTAAATTCCATCATTATTTTTTCTAACCGCAAATTGGAAATCGAAACCGCTTCACCGGCGTTGCAAAAATAA